GAACGCGTGCTCGCCGACTACCCGGGCGGTACCGACATCCCGATCGGCACGATGATCGAGCTGCCGCGGGCCGCGGTGATCGCGGACCAGATCGCGGAGGCGGCCGACTTCTTCTCGTTCGGCACCAACGACCTGACCCAGACCACGTGGGGCTTCAGCCGTGACGACGTCGAGGGCGCGTTCTTCTCGCGGTACCTGGAGAAGGGCATCTTCGCGGTGTCGCCGTTCGAGTCGATCGACCGGGAGGGCGTCGGCGCGCTGGTGCGCACCGGCGTGGACCGCGGGCGGGCGACCAAGCCGGATCTGAAGCTCGGCGTGTGCGGCGAGCACGGCGGCGACCCGGACAGCATCCACTTCTTCCACGAGGTCGGCCTCGACTACGTCTCCTGCTCCCCGTTCCGCATCCCAGTAGCCCGCCTAGAGGCAGGCCGAGCCACCCTCGGCTGACTCCGACCCCAACTTTGAGAAGCCACCGACCACGAATCGGCCCGCGAAATGGTTGGTGGCTTCTCAAAGCGGGCGGTTAGCGTGAGGGCGAGCCTATCGACGGCCGAGTACGTCGAACTTCTGTCCTCGTATTCGGGTCATCGGGCCTTGACAACGGGCCGGCGTGACGGACTGTACGAGTGCATCGGTGCTCTCATCGACTCGGCCGGGGGTTCGATCACGAAGCGTTATCTCAATCAACTGTCTGTAGGAATTTCTCTTAACCAACCCCTTGCGTTGGACCCCTTCGGCTGGTGAGAATATCCGGGCGGGAAGGGAGATCACCGTCGACTTTCGGGTCTGACCTGAACCAGCCGCTGTGGCGGCTCGTGACTCCCTTTCCCGCACCAAATCTCCTTGTTTCCAACGCTTTCCAAGCGCACGGTAGAGTTCTGGGCATGGCCCAATTTGTCGTGCAGTTGCGCTTCGACCTCGCCCGGACCGACGAGCGGATGGAGGTCCGCCCGGCGCACCGCGAGTACCTGACCGCGCTGAAGGCCGACGGCAAGCTCGTCGCCGCCGGACCGTTCGCCGACCAGACCGGCGCGCTGCTCGTGTACGACGTCGCCGACGAGGCCGAGCTCCGCGACATCCTCGCCAAGGACCCGTACACGCCGGCCGACGTCTACGAGATCGCGACCCTCGCCGAGTGGCAGCCCCTCTTCCCGTTCAGCTAAGGCAGGGAGGCGAGCAGAGCCAGGGTCTTCGCCCAGCCCTGGCGTAGAGCCGACTCGTTGGCGAGGCGGCTGCCGCCGAGTTCGTACGGGCCGACGATCGGGTGATCGATCTTCGTCCCACGCGGGAGGTACGGCGCTCCGCCGACGCCGTGGCCGGCGCCGGTGACGATCACGGCCTCGTGCGGGAACTTGTCGTGCGCGTCGTCGAGCTCCAGCATGATCTGCTCGGCACCCTGTTGGGAGGCCCACGACGTGTCGGCGGACCCGGCCACTGCCAGCACCGGTCCGTTCACGCCGTCGACCGGGATCGGTTCGGGTCCCACTGGCCGCCCCTGGTAGGTCCACGCCCTGGCGCCTGGATGCGGGAACGAGGCCGTGCCCGATGCTCCCGGAGCGAACAGCACGACTCCATGGATGAGTGCCGGGAAGTGGTCAGCCACCAGCAGCGCAGCCTCGGTGCCGAACGACGCACTCATGACGACGACGCGCGCCGGATCGACGCCGGGTTGTTGGTCGAGCCAACGAGCCGCCGTTGCGAAGTACTCGACCGGGACGTTGCGCAGGTCCTCCGGCACCCCCGGCGCGTGGAAGTACGCAACCGTGAGTACCGGGTAGCCGTGCGATGCGAGCAGGTCCGCGACCGACTGCGGCGGCATGCCGCCTTCAGAGCCGCCGAAGTACAGTACGGCGGGATGCTTCGCGCCATCCGTCTTCGGTGCGACATACGACCCGGTGAGCTTGTCCTTGGCCATAGTGAGCGGCGTGGTCGTCACGCCGGAAGACATCCATTGCCGAGTGAGCGTCGTACTCGCCAACTGCTTCCCGTCGCGGCTGACCGAGATCTCGAGGTGCTCGACCGGGCTGCCGTCCGCGGACGGCGGCATGTAGGACTGCTCGTCCGGGTTCCCGTCCGGTGGGTTCATCGACCAGAACAGGCCCATACCGTCGACGTCGTGGTAGCTCCCGCTCACGGGCCTGTCCGTGTCGAGGTCGACAGTGCCGTGGTCGTCGGCGGTGAACGTCACCTGGCTGCGCCACTTCTTGCCGTCCCGGTCGACGGCTTCCGCGCCGACGTCGACGGGCTTGCGCGCC
This Kribbella sp. NBC_00482 DNA region includes the following protein-coding sequences:
- a CDS encoding acyl-CoA thioesterase/bile acid-CoA:amino acid N-acyltransferase family protein gives rise to the protein MNRVLVVSATVCLLAAGCTSEHAMVTVDQAVTLADQQVHLKVTGAPARKPVDVGAEAVDRDGKKWRSQVTFTADDHGTVDLDTDRPVSGSYHDVDGMGLFWSMNPPDGNPDEQSYMPPSADGSPVEHLEISVSRDGKQLASTTLTRQWMSSGVTTTPLTMAKDKLTGSYVAPKTDGAKHPAVLYFGGSEGGMPPQSVADLLASHGYPVLTVAYFHAPGVPEDLRNVPVEYFATAARWLDQQPGVDPARVVVMSASFGTEAALLVADHFPALIHGVVLFAPGASGTASFPHPGARAWTYQGRPVGPEPIPVDGVNGPVLAVAGSADTSWASQQGAEQIMLELDDAHDKFPHEAVIVTGAGHGVGGAPYLPRGTKIDHPIVGPYELGGSRLANESALRQGWAKTLALLASLP
- a CDS encoding YciI family protein; translated protein: MAQFVVQLRFDLARTDERMEVRPAHREYLTALKADGKLVAAGPFADQTGALLVYDVADEAELRDILAKDPYTPADVYEIATLAEWQPLFPFS